From one Vicingaceae bacterium genomic stretch:
- the ispH gene encoding 4-hydroxy-3-methylbut-2-enyl diphosphate reductase yields the protein MKTFNIPSFYRSPLIQRVKDYRKTQDPKRRDFSPSVIDFGKVKYYIPRHFGFCYGVENAIEIAFKAIEENKDKRIFLISQMIHNPEVNKDLEERGIRFLQDTYGNPLIPFSELKNDDVVIIPAFGAPLEILEKIKQLNISAYFYDSTCPFVERVWKKAEQIGKQNYTIIIHGKYKHEETRATFSRSKQFNHSVIIRDLEEAQLLEPFILEQKSQQEFETAFKDKFSEGFNIHQHFQRIGVINQTTMLATETEAISNYLKSVMIKKYGAENIREHFADTHDTLCYATNENQTSVLNLLNYDAVLAIVVGGYNSSNTSHLVELLETKFPTYFISSADEIKSRQLIRHYDLHAKEIKESTFLPAKDEIKIILTGGASCPDALLERVIEKINRELNILEEEKIMVG from the coding sequence ATGAAAACATTCAATATCCCGTCTTTTTACAGAAGTCCCCTCATTCAAAGAGTAAAGGATTACAGAAAAACGCAAGACCCTAAAAGACGCGATTTTTCACCATCGGTGATAGATTTCGGAAAAGTAAAGTATTACATTCCAAGACATTTTGGTTTTTGTTACGGTGTGGAAAATGCCATTGAAATTGCTTTCAAAGCAATAGAAGAAAACAAAGACAAAAGGATATTTTTAATCAGCCAAATGATTCACAATCCCGAAGTCAATAAGGACCTGGAAGAAAGGGGCATACGGTTTTTGCAGGACACTTACGGCAATCCACTCATTCCTTTCTCCGAATTAAAAAATGACGATGTCGTCATCATTCCTGCATTTGGTGCACCACTGGAAATACTGGAAAAAATCAAACAACTGAACATCTCCGCTTATTTTTACGACAGTACTTGTCCGTTTGTGGAAAGAGTGTGGAAAAAAGCAGAGCAAATAGGCAAACAGAACTACACCATCATCATTCACGGAAAGTACAAACACGAAGAAACCCGTGCCACCTTTTCAAGAAGCAAACAATTCAATCACTCTGTTATCATCAGAGATTTGGAAGAAGCACAACTGCTGGAGCCATTCATATTAGAACAAAAATCGCAACAAGAGTTTGAAACTGCCTTCAAAGACAAATTTTCCGAAGGATTCAACATTCATCAACACTTTCAAAGAATCGGCGTTATCAACCAAACCACTATGCTTGCCACCGAAACAGAAGCCATCAGTAACTATTTGAAATCCGTGATGATAAAAAAATACGGTGCGGAAAACATCCGCGAGCATTTTGCCGACACGCACGATACACTCTGCTATGCCACCAACGAAAATCAAACATCTGTTTTGAACCTCCTGAACTATGATGCCGTCCTTGCCATTGTAGTAGGCGGATACAACAGCAGCAACACCTCTCATTTGGTAGAACTGCTGGAAACCAAATTCCCCACCTATTTCATTTCCTCCGCCGACGAAATAAAATCCAGACAACTCATTCGTCATTATGATTTACATGCCAAAGAAATAAAAGAATCCACATTTTTACCTGCAAAAGACGAGATAAAAATTATTCTCACCGGCGGCGCCTCCTGCCCCGATGCCCTTTTGGAAAGAGTCATTGAAAAAATTAATCGGGAATTAAACATTCTTGAAGAAGAAAAAATTATGGTGGGATAA
- a CDS encoding hypothetical protein (possible pseudo, internal stop codon, frameshifted) has translation MTQQPLYICIEGIIGSGKTTLTQQLNEFFQSKNFYSHTIYEQFQNNRILELFYQHPGKYNLLAEYSFLIDRFHQLSHCFQSSDYDVILSDFSFRKCLWFAETNLKPDEFQEYQKHFLLLENHLPKHPDLIIFLDVKPPQAYQNILARNRQMETPLRIDYLEKLYATYQKNIAHSPTPVEIIPIEKYDTLINDTLNILKKSGFTKI, from the coding sequence ATGACCCAACAGCCGCTTTATATCTGCATAGAAGGCATCATCGGCAGTGGCAAAACAACTTTGACACAACAATTGAATGAATTTTTTCAAAGCAAAAACTTCTACTCTCACACAATTTATGAGCAATTTCAAAACAACAGAATTTTAGAACTGTTTTATCAGCATCCCGGCAAATACAATTTACTTGCAGAATATAGTTTTTTGATAGACCGTTTTCATCAACTATCCCACTGCTTTCAATCTTCAGATTACGATGTTATTCTCTCCGATTTTTCTTTCAGAAAATGTCTGTGGTTTGCCGAAACAAACTTAAAGCCCGATGAATTTCAAGAATACCAAAAACATTTTTTGCTGTTGGAAAACCATCTTCCCAAACACCCCGATTTGATTATTTTTTTGGATGTCAAACCACCACAGGCCTATCAAAACATCCTTGCAAGAAACAGACAAATGGAAACACCTCTCCGCATAGATTATCTTGAAAAACTCTATGCCACATATCAGAAAAACATTGCCCATTCCCCCACTCCTGTGGAAATTATTCCGATAGAAAAATACGACACACTTATAAACGACACTCTGAACATTTTAAAGAAAAGTGGTTTTACGAAAATTTAA
- a CDS encoding 2-amino-4-hydroxy-6-hydroxymethyldihydropteridine diphosphokinase, whose protein sequence is MNIVYLGLGSNIYPRLFYIYSALNKITETIGQIEKQSSIYLTEPWKMPENTLFFYNLCICAKTHLQPQQILQKIVSIEKTLGRTKKTTTGNHYESRTIDIDILLFNQDIIQSDNLTIPHPFLSQRKFVLLPLSEIASDVEHPVLKKKIRELL, encoded by the coding sequence ATGAATATCGTTTATTTGGGATTGGGCAGCAATATCTATCCTCGTTTATTTTATATTTATTCTGCATTGAACAAAATCACAGAAACCATAGGTCAAATAGAAAAACAATCTTCCATATATTTGACAGAACCATGGAAAATGCCCGAAAACACTCTGTTTTTCTATAACCTGTGTATATGTGCAAAAACCCATTTGCAGCCGCAACAAATCCTCCAAAAAATTGTTTCAATAGAAAAAACATTGGGCAGAACAAAAAAAACAACAACCGGCAATCATTATGAATCAAGAACCATTGACATAGACATTTTGCTGTTCAATCAAGACATCATTCAAAGCGACAACTTAACTATCCCGCATCCCTTTTTGTCCCAAAGAAAATTTGTGCTGCTTCCACTCTCGGAAATTGCCAGCGATGTAGAGCATCCTGTATTAAAAAAGAAAATCCGTGAATTATTATGA